The Micromonospora siamensis genome contains the following window.
GCGTTGGCGGCGTCGTGGAAGCCGTTGGTGTAGTCGAACGCCAGGGCCACCGCGATCACCGCCAGCACGGCGATGAGTTCGGGAGTCACAGGATCAGGACTCCTTGACCGCGATGGTCTCGACGGTGTTCGCCACGTGCTCAAAGGCGTCGCAGGCGGCCTCCAGCTCGTCGGCGACCTCCTTCATCTTGAGCACCGTCAGCGCGTCGTACTCGCCGGAGAAGAGCCGGACCAGCAGCATCCGGTACGCCTGGTCGCCGTCGTTCTCCAGCCGGTTGCACTCGATCCAGTAGTCCTCGAGATCCTTCATCGACTTCAGCCGGGGCATCGCCTCGGCGGTCAGCTTGGCCTGCTGGTCGAGGACGTTCACCAGCTCGTGCATCTCCCGGGGCAGCGACGGCAGCTTGGTCAGCCCGTAGAGGTAGAGCAGGTTGCCGACCGCCTCCAGGTGGTCCATCACGTCGTCGAGCAGCGAGCCCAGCCGGTAGATGTCCTCCCGGTCGAACGGGGTGATGAAGGTAGAGTTGATCTTCTTGTACAGCTCGTGGGTGATCTGGTCGCTGTCGTGCTCGACCTCGGTGAGCCGCTCGCTGACCGACTGCACGTCCGAGTCGGGCAATCCCAGCTCGTTGAGCAGCTCGGTGCCCTTGACCAGGTTGTGCGCGGCCCTGGTGAAGAGCTCGTAGAAGGCGCCCTCGGTGGGGCGGAAGGAAAACTTCACAGCACGGACCTCGTGGTGTCGGTGGAGGGTGGCGCGGTGCCACCGGGGGTGCCTGCCATGGGAATGCTAGGTAACGGCCGAGCCGGGAATTCCCCGGCCCACCCCTGGTCAGGCCCGATTCATGCGTCGTTAACCTGCCGTTCACCTTCCCCCGCGTGGACCTCCCGCAGCCGGGCCCGCTCGGTCGCCACGTCGAAGTCCGCGGGCGGATACCCCAGATCCAGCCCGTCGAACGTCTCCCGCAGCAGGTGGGCCACCGCCCAGTCCCGGTACCACTTGCGGTCCGCCGGCACCACGAACCACGGCGCGGCGTCCGAGCCGCACCGGGCCAGCGCCTCGGCGTACGCGGCCCGGTAGTCGTCCCACCGGGCCCGGGCGTCGATGTCACCCGGGTTGTACTTCCAGTACTTGCGCGGGTCGGTCAGCCGCTCCGACAGCCGCTCGCCCTGCTCCTCCCGGGAGATGTGCAACATCACCTTGACCAGGGTCACCCCGCCGGAGGTCAGCTCCCGCTCGAAGTCGTTGATCTCCTCGTACCGGGCCCGCCAGGTGGCCTCGGGCACCAACCCGTCCACCCGGGCGACCAGCACGTCCTCGTAGTGCGACCGGTTGAAGATCCCGACGTACCCGGGCGGGGGCAGGGAACGTCGGATCCGCCACAGGAAGTCGTGCCGCAACTCCTCCCGGGTCGGCGGGCCGAACGACCGGATGTGCAGCCCGAGCGGGTTCATCGCACCGGCCACCCGCTTGATCGTGCCGTCCTTGCCACCGCAGTCCATCGCCTGCAGCACCAGCAGCACCCGGCCGGGCCGGCCGGCGCCCAACTTCGGGCCGCCCGTGGTCGGCGCCGAAGCAGGCGCGTGCGAGTCCGCCGCCGCCTTCGCCGTGGCGAAGAGCATCTCCTGCTGTCGCCCCAGCTCACCGCCCATCGCCTCGACCTGCCCGCGGGCCCACGCCTTGCGCGCGCCGCCGGACCCCGCGGCCGCGGGCAGCCCGGGGGTGGACCGGGGACCGATCGCGTCCAGGTCGACCGGGGTGCCGTCCGACGGGACCCGCAGCAGGTCCCGCATCGCGCCACCCTCGGGCGCCACGATCTCCGTCACGTCATCAGAGCCCATCCCCCGATCCTCACCCACCCGGCCACCATCCGCCTCCCGAGCGTGCCGGCCACGCCGAGGCGTCCCGCCGTGTCACGTTCCGGGCCGCCGGGACGTCCATGGGACGGGCAGAATCTGTGCGGGGAGGCCGGGATATGACGGTGGAGACGACGACGGCGGAGTTCGAGGCCGAACGCGGGCGGCTGACCGCGGTGGCGTACCGGATGCTCGGCAGCCGCGGCGAGGCCGAGGACGCCGTCCAGGAGACCTGGCTGCGGTACGCCGCGGCGCTCGGCGACCCCGCCGCCCGCGCCGAGGTCCGCCACCTGCGCGCCTGGCTCACCACCACCTGCGCCCGGATCTGCCTCGACGTGCTCCGCTCGGCCCGGGTACGCCGGGAGACGTACCCGGGGCAGTGGCTGCCGGAGCCGCTGGTGGCCCCGCTCCCGCCGGCGGCGGACGGGTTCGCCCCCGACCCGGCCGAGCGGGCGCTGCGCCGCGACCAGCTCGGCACCGCCCTCCAGGTGGTGCTCGAACGGCTGGGCCCGGAACAGCGGGTCGCGTTCGTCCTGCACGACGTCTTCGCCGTACCGTTCGCCCGGATCGCCGAGGCGCTGGACACCACCCCCGAGGCGGCCCGGCAGCTCGCCTCCCGGGCCCGGCGGGCGGTGACCGCCCCGGACGTACCCCGGCACACCGCCGACCCGGCCGAGCAGCGGCGGGTGCTGGCCGCCTTCCTGGCCGCCACCGAGTCCGGCGACCTCACCGCCCTGGTCCGGGTGCTCGCCCCCGACGTGGTGCTGATCGGCGACAGCGGCGGTCGCTTCCCGGCGGCCCGCCGCCCGGTCACCGGCCCGGACGCGGTCGGCCGGTTCACCCTCGGCCTGTTCGCCCAGGCCGAGCGGCGCGGCCAGCGGGTCCGGTCCGGGGTGGTGCTGGTGGACGGGTCACTCGGGTTGCAGTTCGAGGGCGTGCACACCGACGGCCGGCCGATGCGGCTGGTCGTCGCGTTCGCCATGGCCGACGGCCGGATCACCGGCATCTTCAACCAGCTCAACCCGGACAAGGTGGCCGACCTGCCCGCCCTGCCCGAGTCCGCCGGCTGGCCGCCGCGCTGGTGACCCGACCCGGTCAGACCACCAGGGCCAGCCACTTCCGGTACGACGTGGCGAACGGCTCGGTGCCGTCGCCCAGCGCGCCGAACAGCCACCGGGCCGCCGCCTCCGCCTCGACGACCACGTCGTCGGGGTAGCCGAAGCGCTCCCGGTGCTCGGCGAACTCGTCCTCGTCGCGCAGCTCGACCAGCCCGGTGCCGCGCCGGCGCACCACGTCCAGGTCGAGGTCGACCAGGTGGACGGTGTCCCCGCCGTCCCAGCGGGCCGGGGTGGCGATGTCGCAGTAGACCTCGCTGGTCCGCGGCGGCGGGTTGAACATCCCCGTCCACCAGCCGTGGTGCGGCACCAGCAGCACGAACGGGATCTGCTCCACCGAGGGCCGACCGTGGTAGACCGACTCGGTGCCGGTCGACACGCCGAGCCAGACACCGAGGTCGTCCTCGGCGAGGCGGCGGGCCGGGTAGTCGCGGTGGGCGCTGCCGTCGTACTTGCGGTAGATCACACGGACCACGTCGCTCGGCATGAGTCGCACCCTAACCGATACCACCCATTCGACGCTGCGACGGAGGTAACCGGAAACGGGGGACGTGGTTCCGTACGGTGACCGGGTCGCCGGCGGGGTCGACCATCGCTGTCACCCTCGGCGGGTACCGTCGCACGGTGACCCCGCCCCGCACCGCCACCGGCCCCGCCCTGTCCCGTGGGAAGCGCCGCGGCGCCCGGCCCGCCGCGACCGAGCTGCTCAGCGCCGCGGTCGGTG
Protein-coding sequences here:
- a CDS encoding DUF402 domain-containing protein, which gives rise to MPSDVVRVIYRKYDGSAHRDYPARRLAEDDLGVWLGVSTGTESVYHGRPSVEQIPFVLLVPHHGWWTGMFNPPPRTSEVYCDIATPARWDGGDTVHLVDLDLDVVRRRGTGLVELRDEDEFAEHRERFGYPDDVVVEAEAAARWLFGALGDGTEPFATSYRKWLALVV
- a CDS encoding PPK2 family polyphosphate kinase — protein: MGSDDVTEIVAPEGGAMRDLLRVPSDGTPVDLDAIGPRSTPGLPAAAGSGGARKAWARGQVEAMGGELGRQQEMLFATAKAAADSHAPASAPTTGGPKLGAGRPGRVLLVLQAMDCGGKDGTIKRVAGAMNPLGLHIRSFGPPTREELRHDFLWRIRRSLPPPGYVGIFNRSHYEDVLVARVDGLVPEATWRARYEEINDFERELTSGGVTLVKVMLHISREEQGERLSERLTDPRKYWKYNPGDIDARARWDDYRAAYAEALARCGSDAAPWFVVPADRKWYRDWAVAHLLRETFDGLDLGYPPADFDVATERARLREVHAGEGERQVNDA
- a CDS encoding DUF47 domain-containing protein, whose translation is MKFSFRPTEGAFYELFTRAAHNLVKGTELLNELGLPDSDVQSVSERLTEVEHDSDQITHELYKKINSTFITPFDREDIYRLGSLLDDVMDHLEAVGNLLYLYGLTKLPSLPREMHELVNVLDQQAKLTAEAMPRLKSMKDLEDYWIECNRLENDGDQAYRMLLVRLFSGEYDALTVLKMKEVADELEAACDAFEHVANTVETIAVKES
- the sigJ gene encoding RNA polymerase sigma factor SigJ — translated: METTTAEFEAERGRLTAVAYRMLGSRGEAEDAVQETWLRYAAALGDPAARAEVRHLRAWLTTTCARICLDVLRSARVRRETYPGQWLPEPLVAPLPPAADGFAPDPAERALRRDQLGTALQVVLERLGPEQRVAFVLHDVFAVPFARIAEALDTTPEAARQLASRARRAVTAPDVPRHTADPAEQRRVLAAFLAATESGDLTALVRVLAPDVVLIGDSGGRFPAARRPVTGPDAVGRFTLGLFAQAERRGQRVRSGVVLVDGSLGLQFEGVHTDGRPMRLVVAFAMADGRITGIFNQLNPDKVADLPALPESAGWPPRW